In the Euphorbia lathyris chromosome 5, ddEupLath1.1, whole genome shotgun sequence genome, one interval contains:
- the LOC136230727 gene encoding low-specificity L-threonine aldolase 1-like — protein sequence MQGIRKGMVNPVEELSSYQDFQKKMTCHAKMVTRTVDLRSDTVTKTTESMRAAMANAEVDDDVLGYDPSALKLETEMAKIMGKEAALFVPSGTMGNLISVLVHCDIRGSEVILGNNSHIYIYENGGISTLGGVHPRPVMNNKDGTMDINLIEASIRDPTGSLLYPVTRLICLENSHANSGGKCLTVEYTDRVGELAKKHGLKLHIDGARIFNAAIVCISKGLGAPVGSVIVGSKPFIAKARILRKTLGGGMRQVGLLCAAALVALQENVAKLKDDHIKTKTLAEGLNQIKGLKVDVAAIETNIIYVDMVDGFKFTAEMVYKKLEQHGVLVMIEGPSRMRIVVHHQISTSDVEYTLSCFQQALTDENGN from the exons ATGCAGGGTATAAGGAAGGGAATGGTAAATCCAGTGGAGGAACTTTCTTCATATCAAGATTTCCAGAAGAAAATGACTTGCCATG CGAAAATGGTAACAAGAACTGTGGATCTTCGATCTGACACTGTGACTAAAACAACCGAATCAATGAGAGCAGCTATGGCAAATGcagaagttgatgatgatgtcTTAGGATACGATCCAAGTGCCCTAAAATTAGAGACCGAAATGGCGAAAATCATGGGCAAGGAAGCAGCTCTATTTGTTCCATCAGGCACAATGGGCAACCTTATAAGTGTGCTTGTGCATTGTGACATTAGGGGAAGTGAAGTCATTCTTGGCAACAATTCTCATATCTACATTTATGAGAATGGAGGCATCTCCACTCTCGGCGGTGTCCACCCAAGGCCGGTGATGAATAACAAGGACGGAACCATGGATAtcaatttaattgaagcttCAATTCGAGACCCGACTGGGTCACTTTTGTATCCAGTTACTAGGCTTATTTGTTTGGAGAATTCACACGCCAA TTCTGGAGGTAAATGCCTGACTGTAGAATATACTGATAGAGTTGGAGAATTAGCTAAGAAACACGGGCTGAAGCTTCACATCGACGGGGCTCGCATTTTCAATGCAGCAATT GTGTGCATATCAAAAGGCTTAGGTGCACCAGTTGGTTCAGTGATTGTTGGTTCCAAACCGTTTATTGCTAAG GCTAGAATCCTTAGGAAAACATTAGGAGGTGGAATGAGACAAGTTGGTTTGCTTTGTGCTGCTGCTCTAGTTGCTCTACAAGAAAATGTTGCGAAGCTCAAGGATGATCACATTAAAACCAAGACTTTAGCAG AGGGACTGAATCAGATCAAAGGACTAAAAGTAGATGTTGCAGCTATAGAAACCAACATT ATATATGTGGACATGGTAGACGGATTCAAGTTCACAGCAGAAATGGTATACAAGAAGTTGGAACAACATGGTGTACTTGTGATGATAGAAGGTCCATCAAG GATGAGGATAGTTGTTCACCACCAAATTTCAACAAGCGATGTGGAATACACATTATCATGCTTTCAG CAAgctttaacagatgaaaatggcAACTAA